A stretch of the Lolium perenne isolate Kyuss_39 chromosome 3, Kyuss_2.0, whole genome shotgun sequence genome encodes the following:
- the LOC127327124 gene encoding small polypeptide DEVIL 4, with amino-acid sequence MKLLGSQRRGGFSRTLKEHRARFYIIQRCVVMLLRWHD; translated from the coding sequence atgaagcttCTCGGGAGCCAGAGAAGAGGAGGCTTCAGCAGGACCCTCAAAGAGCACAGAGCCAGGTTCTACATCATCCAGCGCTGCGTCGTCATGCTCCTGCGGTGGCACGACTGA